One Mercenaria mercenaria strain notata chromosome 12, MADL_Memer_1, whole genome shotgun sequence DNA segment encodes these proteins:
- the LOC128547244 gene encoding uncharacterized protein LOC128547244, translated as MIWGLTGDISFIDTWRNHEIQTNDLFGISRFGDSILEDIPFCKREYETYISLYHNTAPSNLLDEHPSENGTWDENHSSRHPYISQTVSTKHSHISQTYDSKNGTLNLMEENVGSKHILIVTSIALVLFMTIAIFVRYWFLGKRRRKLLHSPVCLR; from the coding sequence ATGATATGGGGGCTAACCGGAGACATAAGCTTTATAGACACATGGAGGAACCACGAAATACAGACAAACGACTTATTCGGAATTTCTAGATTTGGTGACTCAATTTTAGAAGATATACCTTTTTGCAAGAGAGAATATGAGACATACATTTCGTTATATCACAATACGGCACCCAGCAATTTGTTAGATGAACATCCTTCAGAAAATGGTACATGGGATGAAAATCATTCGTCTAGACATCCTTAtatttcacaaacagtttctacAAAACATTCTCATATATCACAAACATACGATTCCAAGAACGGAACCTTAAATTTGATGGAAGAAAATGTCGGctcaaaacatattttgatagtAACATCAATAGCTTTGGTACTATTTATGACGATTGCCATTTTTGTACGGTATTGGTTTTTAGGAAAAAG